In a single window of the Apteryx mantelli isolate bAptMan1 chromosome 11, bAptMan1.hap1, whole genome shotgun sequence genome:
- the LOC136993131 gene encoding olfactory receptor 14J1-like, translated as MSNGSSVNEFLLLAFADTQELQLLHFSLFLGIYLAALLGNGLIITAVACDHHLHTPMYFFLLNLSLLDFGNVSTTVPKSMANSLWDARAISYSGCAAQVFFFFFFISAEFYLLTVMAYDRYAAICKPLHYGTIMGTRACVRMAAAAWTSGFLNALLHTANTFSIPLCRGNVVDQFFCEVPQILKLSCSDSYLREVGLIAFSASVIFGCFIFIVLSYMQIFTAVLRIPSEQGRNKAFSTCLPHLAVVSLFVSTIIFACLKPPSISSPAMDLVVTVLYAVVPPTLNPLIYSMRNKELKDALRRVISWTFFSSGNIACFLHK; from the coding sequence atgtccaatggcagctccgtcaacgagttcctcctcctggcgttcgcagacacacaggagctgcagctcttgcacttctcactcttcctgggcatctacctggctgccctcctgggcaacggcctcatcatcactgctgtagcatgcgaccaccacctccacacccccatgtacttcttcctcctcaacctctccctccttgactttggcaacgtctccaccactgtccccaaatccatggccaactccctgtGGGatgccagggccatttcctactcaggatgtgctgcccaggtctttttcttctttttcttcatttcagcagaattttatctcctcactgtcatggcctatgaccgctatgctgccatctgcaaacccctgcactatgggaccatcatgggcaccagagcctgtgtcagaatggcagcagctgcctggaccagtggttttctcaatgctctcctgcacactgctaacacattttcaataccactctgcagaggcaatgtcgtggaccagttcttctgtgaagttccccagatcctcaagctctcctgctcagactcctacctcagggaagttgggcttattgcatttagtgcttctgtaatatttgggtgtttcattttcattgtgctgtcctacatgcagatcttcactgctgtgctgaggatcccctctgagcagggccgaaacaaagccttttccacgtgcctccctcacctggccgtggtctccctgtttgtcagcactatcatctttgcctgcctgaagcccccctccatctcctccccagctatggatctggtggtgactgttctgtacgcagttgtgcctccaactctgaaccctctcatctatagcatgaggaacaaggaactcaaagatgccctgaggagagtgatttcatggacatttttcagcagtggtaacattgcctgttttctccacaaatga
- the LOC136993130 gene encoding olfactory receptor 14A16-like: MSNSSSLTEFLLLAFADTRELQLLHFSLFLGIYLAALLGNGLIITAVACDHHLHTPMYFFLLNLSLLDLGSISVTVPKSMANSLWDTRAISYSGCAAQVFFFLFLFAAEFYLLTVMAFDRFVAICRPLHYGTLMGSRACVKMAAAAWASGFLHALLHTADTFSMPLCQGNTVDQFFCEVPQIIKLSCSDSYLREVGLIVVSLCLVFGCFVFIVLSYVQIFTAVLRIPSDQGRHKAFSMCLPHLAVVSLFVSTIIFAYLKPPSISSPALDLVVAVLYSVVPPTVNPLIYSMRNKELKDALRKVISWTFFSTGNIAIVLHK, from the exons atgtccaacagcagctccctcaccgagttcctcctcctggcatttgcagacacacgggagctgcagctcttgcacttctcgctcttcctgggcatctacctggctgccctcctgggcaacggcctcatcatcacagctgtagcctgcgaccaccacctccacacccccatgtacttcttcctcctcaacctctccctcctcgaccttggctccatctccgtcactgtccccaaatccatggccaattccctgtgggacaccagggccatttcctactcaggttgtgctgcccaggtctttttcttcctttttttatttgcagcagaattttatctcctcactgtcatggcctttGACCGCTTCGttgccatttgcagacccctgcactatgggaccctcatgggcagcagagcttgtgtcaaaatggcagcagctgcctgggccagtggttttctccatgctctcctgcacactgctgacac attttcaatgccactctgccaaggcaacacagtggaccagttcttctgtgaagtcccccagatcatcaagctctcctgctcagactcctacctcagggaagttgggcttattgtggttagtctttgtttagtctttgggtgtttcgttttcattgtgctgtcctacgtgcagatcttcactgctgtgctgaggatcccctctgaccagggtcgtcacaaagccttttccatgtgcctccctcacctggccgtggtctccctctttgtcagcactatcatctttgcctacctgaagcccccctccatctcctccccagctctggatttggtggtggctgttctttattcggtggtgcctccaacagtgaaccctctcatttacagcatgaggaacaaggagctcaaggatgccctgaggaaagtgatttcatggacatttttcagcactggcaaCATTGCCATTGTTCTCCACAAATGA